In Bosea vestrisii, the following are encoded in one genomic region:
- the glmU gene encoding bifunctional UDP-N-acetylglucosamine diphosphorylase/glucosamine-1-phosphate N-acetyltransferase GlmU gives MQPARTCLAIVLAAGEGTRMKSARPKVLHEVAGRSLLGHALAAVTAAGADALAVVIGPDRPDVAAEVKKHAPHAAVFIQTERKGTAHAVLAARDSLTGNHDDVLVAFADTPLVRPETFSDLRQPLRAGVAVVALGFEARDPTGYGRFVTQAGELQAIVEHKDADEATRAITLCNAGLMALDGRQALSILDAIGSDNAQNEFYLTDAVAVARAQGLKAVARVAPEAEVQGVNDRAQLAAVEADFQRRKRLEVMLAGATLFAPETVFFSHDTVVGRDVVIEPNVVFGKGVRIADNAVIHAFSHLEGASVGPSASIGPYARLRPGAELAKGARVGNFVEIKAATIGEGAKINHLTYIGDAEIGANANIGAGTITCNYDGFFKAKTIVGEGAFIGSNSALVAPVTIGAGAYIGSGSVITRDVKPDALAVARGRQMEREGWAAAFRAAAQARKSQAIGDLRGISFTVRHST, from the coding sequence ATGCAGCCCGCCCGGACCTGTCTCGCCATCGTGTTGGCGGCGGGTGAGGGGACCCGGATGAAATCGGCGCGGCCCAAGGTGCTGCACGAGGTGGCCGGCCGCTCGTTGCTCGGTCACGCTTTGGCCGCCGTTACGGCTGCCGGCGCCGACGCGCTCGCCGTCGTGATTGGACCCGATCGGCCCGATGTCGCGGCCGAGGTGAAGAAGCACGCCCCGCATGCCGCCGTCTTTATCCAGACCGAGCGCAAGGGCACGGCACATGCGGTGCTCGCGGCCCGCGACAGTCTGACGGGCAACCATGACGACGTCCTGGTCGCTTTCGCCGACACGCCGCTGGTGCGACCCGAGACGTTCTCCGACCTGCGCCAGCCCTTGCGTGCCGGCGTCGCCGTTGTCGCCCTCGGCTTCGAGGCGCGCGATCCGACCGGCTATGGCCGCTTCGTGACGCAGGCTGGCGAGCTGCAGGCAATCGTCGAGCACAAGGATGCCGACGAGGCGACGCGCGCCATCACGCTCTGCAATGCCGGCCTGATGGCGCTCGATGGCAGGCAGGCGCTCTCAATCCTTGACGCGATCGGCAGCGACAATGCGCAGAACGAATTTTATCTGACCGATGCCGTCGCGGTGGCGCGTGCGCAGGGCTTGAAGGCCGTTGCCAGGGTCGCGCCGGAGGCCGAAGTGCAGGGCGTCAACGATCGCGCCCAGCTGGCAGCGGTCGAAGCCGACTTCCAGCGCCGCAAGCGGTTGGAGGTGATGCTGGCCGGCGCCACGCTGTTCGCGCCCGAGACAGTCTTCTTCAGTCACGACACCGTCGTTGGCCGCGATGTCGTGATCGAGCCCAATGTCGTCTTCGGCAAGGGCGTCAGGATCGCGGACAATGCCGTCATCCACGCCTTCTCGCATCTTGAGGGGGCGAGTGTCGGGCCGAGCGCCTCGATCGGCCCCTATGCCCGCCTGCGGCCGGGCGCGGAGCTGGCGAAGGGCGCCAGGGTCGGCAACTTCGTCGAGATCAAGGCGGCAACGATCGGCGAGGGCGCCAAGATCAACCACCTGACCTATATCGGCGATGCCGAGATCGGCGCGAACGCCAATATCGGTGCCGGCACGATCACCTGCAATTACGACGGCTTCTTCAAGGCGAAGACGATCGTCGGGGAGGGCGCCTTCATTGGCTCAAACTCCGCGCTGGTTGCTCCCGTTACGATCGGCGCCGGCGCCTACATCGGCTCGGGCTCGGTCATCACCCGCGACGTCAAGCCGGATGCGCTCGCGGTCGCGCGCGGCCGGCAGATGGAGCGTGAGGGCTGGGCGGCGGCGTTCAGAGCGGCGGCTCAGGCCAGAAAAAGCCAGGCAATAGGCGATTTGCGGGGCATTTCGTTCACAGTTCGACATTCAACGTGA
- a CDS encoding succinate dehydrogenase assembly factor 2 yields MSGSTRSSEGLDPRRRKILFRAWHRGMRETDLIMGRFADAQIGALSEAELDEFERLIEVLDRDLLSWITGEAQVPSNYDSDVFRRLKAFHQHDKPIHV; encoded by the coding sequence ATGAGTGGCTCGACCCGTAGCAGCGAAGGTCTCGACCCGCGCCGGCGCAAGATCCTGTTCCGCGCCTGGCATCGCGGCATGCGCGAGACCGATCTGATCATGGGCCGCTTCGCCGATGCGCAGATCGGCGCGCTGAGCGAGGCCGAGCTCGACGAGTTCGAACGGCTGATCGAGGTGCTCGACCGCGACCTGCTGAGCTGGATCACCGGCGAGGCGCAGGTGCCGTCGAACTACGACAGCGACGTGTTCCGGCGGCTGAAGGCGTTTCACCAGCACGACAAGCCGATCCACGTTTGA
- the recG gene encoding ATP-dependent DNA helicase RecG, whose amino-acid sequence MRPSALDPLFAPATALSGVGPKLAKALDKLLGDETHATRVIDLLFHLPTGAIDRRPSESIIEAPIGEIATFSARVTEHRPAPPTKAKAPYRIIVEDETGDVTLVFFHADVRHLLQTLPVGAYRIISGKLELWDGMRQMVHPDRILDPKLAATMPSVEPVYGLTEGIGGRVMARIAAGAAERCPELPEWQDGAFLARNDFAPFRDAIHALHHPVDLKAAQGDTVARRRIAYDELLASQIALALVRRQQKKSAGRATAGDGVLRRAIETTLPFTLTEGQRKAIADIHDDMEKPERMLRLLQGDVGSGKTVVALMAMAAAAEARRQSVLMAPTEILARQHAERLAPLADKAGLKLALLTGREKGAGRRQVLEGLVNGEIDIAVGTHALFQEGVAFRDLALAVVDEQHRFGVHQRLLLGAKGEAVDILVMTATPIPRTLSLTWFGDMDISVLAEKPAGRKPIATKAISSERHDEVVGAVGRAIGAGAQVYWVCPLVQESDTLDVAAAQQRFEALQEEFGDKVGLLHGQMPGRDKDAAMAAFSGGQTRLLVSTTVIEVGVDVPNASVMVIEHAERFGLAQLHQLRGRIGRGSAASTCLLLYKGPLGPVAEARLSIMRETEDGFRIAEEDLRLRGEGEVLGTKQSGSPDWRIARPEIDGDLLAAARDDARLLIERDPHLETERGQAVRTLLYLFERDVAIRLLRAG is encoded by the coding sequence TTGCGCCCCTCCGCTCTCGATCCGCTCTTCGCCCCGGCCACAGCCCTTTCCGGTGTCGGCCCCAAGCTCGCCAAGGCGCTCGACAAGCTGCTGGGCGACGAGACGCATGCCACCCGCGTCATCGATCTGCTCTTCCATCTGCCGACCGGCGCGATCGACCGGCGGCCGAGCGAGAGCATCATCGAGGCGCCGATCGGTGAGATCGCGACCTTCTCAGCCCGCGTGACCGAGCATCGCCCTGCCCCGCCGACCAAGGCCAAGGCGCCCTATCGCATCATCGTCGAAGATGAGACCGGCGACGTGACGCTGGTCTTCTTCCACGCCGATGTCCGCCATCTCCTGCAGACCCTGCCGGTCGGCGCCTACCGTATCATCTCGGGCAAGCTCGAACTCTGGGACGGCATGCGCCAGATGGTGCACCCCGACCGCATCCTCGACCCCAAGCTCGCCGCGACCATGCCCTCGGTCGAGCCGGTCTACGGGCTGACCGAGGGCATTGGCGGGCGCGTCATGGCGCGCATCGCCGCAGGCGCTGCCGAGCGCTGCCCGGAGCTGCCGGAATGGCAGGACGGCGCATTCCTTGCGCGCAACGACTTCGCGCCCTTCCGCGATGCCATTCATGCTCTCCACCACCCTGTCGACCTCAAGGCTGCGCAGGGCGACACGGTCGCGCGCCGGCGCATCGCCTATGACGAATTGCTGGCGAGCCAGATCGCGCTTGCCCTCGTCCGCCGCCAGCAGAAGAAATCAGCCGGTCGTGCCACGGCCGGTGACGGCGTCTTGCGCCGAGCCATCGAGACCACCCTGCCCTTCACGCTGACCGAAGGGCAGCGCAAGGCGATCGCCGACATTCATGACGACATGGAAAAACCGGAGCGCATGCTGCGCCTGCTCCAGGGTGATGTCGGCTCCGGCAAGACCGTCGTCGCGCTGATGGCGATGGCCGCCGCCGCCGAGGCCAGGCGGCAATCGGTGCTGATGGCGCCGACCGAGATCCTCGCCCGCCAGCACGCCGAGCGACTGGCTCCCTTGGCGGACAAGGCCGGGCTTAAGCTCGCCTTGCTGACCGGCCGAGAGAAGGGCGCCGGCCGCCGGCAGGTGCTGGAAGGCTTGGTGAATGGCGAGATCGACATCGCGGTCGGCACCCACGCTTTGTTCCAGGAGGGTGTCGCCTTCCGTGACCTGGCGCTCGCCGTCGTCGACGAGCAGCACCGTTTCGGCGTGCATCAGCGCCTGCTGCTCGGTGCCAAGGGCGAAGCGGTCGACATCCTGGTGATGACGGCGACGCCGATCCCGCGCACGCTGTCGCTGACCTGGTTCGGCGACATGGACATTTCGGTCCTCGCCGAGAAGCCGGCCGGCCGCAAGCCGATCGCCACCAAAGCGATTTCCTCCGAGCGCCATGATGAAGTCGTCGGCGCGGTCGGCCGCGCGATCGGTGCCGGTGCGCAGGTCTACTGGGTCTGCCCGCTGGTGCAGGAATCCGACACGCTCGACGTTGCGGCCGCGCAACAGCGCTTCGAGGCACTGCAGGAAGAGTTCGGCGACAAGGTCGGGCTACTGCACGGCCAGATGCCGGGGCGCGACAAGGACGCGGCGATGGCCGCCTTCTCCGGCGGCCAGACGCGCCTGCTGGTTTCGACCACGGTGATCGAGGTCGGCGTCGACGTACCCAATGCATCAGTCATGGTGATCGAGCATGCCGAGCGCTTCGGCCTCGCCCAGCTCCACCAGTTGCGTGGGCGAATCGGGCGGGGTTCTGCCGCCTCGACCTGCCTCCTGCTCTACAAGGGCCCGCTCGGGCCAGTGGCGGAAGCGCGTCTCAGCATCATGCGCGAGACCGAGGACGGTTTCCGCATCGCCGAGGAGGATTTGCGCCTGCGCGGTGAAGGCGAGGTGCTCGGCACCAAGCAATCCGGCTCTCCGGACTGGCGCATCGCCAGGCCGGAGATCGACGGTGATCTGCTCGCGGCGGCGCGCGACGATGCCCGCCTCCTGATCGAGCGCGACCCGCATCTGGAGACGGAGCGTGGGCAGGCGGTCAGGACATTGCTCTATCTGTTCGAGCGCGACGTCGCGATCCGTCTGCTGCGGGCCGGCTGA
- a CDS encoding glucan biosynthesis protein encodes MSKSLNRRRFLSLAATGAIAQRFAVGTAAAQAPTSWAGLVQSVIAEGQRFDPALVVEAARVLSRRPMVPLLATDLPEGYATLPFDQYVGIRAQPSGMIWAGENRGFTVEPLHRGYVFSSPVSLFTVEDDVVRRVAFDPGKFNYGRVAPPPAGADLQFSGFRVSAGLERPYELALFQGATFFRSLARGQNFGAMARALILRPGEQRGEEIPFFRAYWIERPSPAAGVLIIHALLDSESVTGAVRMTLRPGDITLVDVEMTLFARANLDHVGFGCVMGTYLSGPQSRRGFDDLRPAVHEVSGVQMFTGNGEWIYRPVSNPANLQVSSFQDSNPRGFGLVQRERDPNAFVDDDQRFELRPSVWMEPLGEWGPGSVQLIEIPSESELNDNIISYWRPRQPIAAGSETTIAYRQAWCWQPPERPPLAIATRIRQGRGSQARRRRFLVDFSGDKLGDPALVAAIRANVTATPGTIQNLRLWPYPERRTMRVAFEVDPGSETLSELRLVLDAGGQPASETLLNRWTW; translated from the coding sequence ATGTCGAAATCCTTGAATCGCCGTCGATTTTTGAGCCTCGCTGCGACCGGCGCCATCGCGCAGCGGTTTGCCGTCGGCACTGCGGCGGCCCAAGCCCCGACGAGTTGGGCCGGGCTGGTGCAGTCGGTGATCGCCGAGGGACAGCGCTTCGATCCCGCTCTCGTGGTCGAGGCCGCCCGCGTGCTCTCGCGCCGGCCGATGGTGCCGCTTCTCGCGACCGATTTGCCGGAAGGCTACGCCACCCTGCCCTTCGATCAGTATGTCGGCATCCGGGCACAGCCCTCCGGCATGATCTGGGCCGGCGAGAATCGTGGCTTCACCGTCGAGCCGCTTCATCGCGGCTACGTTTTCTCCTCACCGGTCAGCCTGTTCACGGTCGAGGACGATGTCGTCAGACGCGTCGCCTTCGATCCCGGCAAGTTCAATTATGGCCGGGTGGCCCCACCACCCGCGGGCGCGGACCTGCAGTTCTCGGGCTTCCGGGTCTCGGCCGGGCTCGAGCGCCCTTACGAGCTCGCGCTCTTCCAGGGCGCCACCTTCTTCCGTTCGCTGGCGCGTGGCCAGAATTTCGGCGCGATGGCTCGTGCCCTGATCCTGCGGCCGGGCGAACAGCGTGGCGAGGAGATCCCGTTCTTCCGCGCCTACTGGATCGAGCGGCCGAGCCCGGCGGCCGGCGTGCTGATCATCCATGCGCTACTCGATTCCGAAAGCGTCACCGGCGCGGTGCGGATGACATTGCGGCCTGGCGACATCACCTTGGTCGATGTCGAGATGACGCTGTTCGCCCGTGCAAATCTCGACCATGTCGGCTTCGGCTGCGTGATGGGCACTTACCTGTCCGGTCCGCAAAGCCGGCGCGGCTTCGATGATCTGCGGCCAGCAGTCCACGAAGTTTCTGGCGTCCAGATGTTCACCGGCAACGGCGAATGGATCTACCGGCCCGTCAGCAATCCCGCCAACCTGCAGGTCTCCTCCTTCCAGGACTCCAACCCGCGCGGCTTCGGCCTGGTCCAGCGCGAGCGCGACCCGAACGCCTTTGTCGACGACGATCAGCGCTTCGAGCTCCGACCAAGCGTCTGGATGGAGCCGCTCGGCGAGTGGGGGCCGGGCTCGGTGCAGCTCATCGAGATTCCAAGCGAGTCCGAGCTCAACGACAACATCATCAGCTATTGGCGGCCGCGCCAGCCGATCGCCGCCGGCAGCGAGACTACGATCGCCTATCGCCAGGCCTGGTGCTGGCAGCCGCCGGAGCGGCCGCCGCTCGCCATAGCGACCCGTATCAGGCAAGGCCGCGGCTCGCAGGCGCGCCGGCGCCGGTTTCTCGTCGATTTCAGCGGCGACAAGCTAGGCGACCCGGCACTCGTCGCCGCGATCCGCGCCAATGTCACGGCGACTCCAGGCACGATCCAGAACCTGCGTCTCTGGCCTTATCCGGAGCGCCGAACCATGCGCGTCGCCTTCGAAGTCGATCCAGGCAGCGAAACGCTCTCGGAGCTGCGTCTTGTGCTCGATGCCGGCGGCCAGCCGGCTTCGGAAACCTTGTTGAACCGGTGGACCTGGTGA
- a CDS encoding RidA family protein, which translates to MSKRDAIFPANRHALYDVHQYSAAIRSGDLLFISGQVGSREDGSSEPVFEDQVRRAFANLRAVLAAAGASFDDVIDVISFHTDPQTQFEKMMAIRAEEIGEPPYPSWTAVGVTWLAGFDFELKVIARIPSAAA; encoded by the coding sequence ATGTCCAAACGTGACGCGATTTTCCCCGCCAACCGCCACGCGCTCTACGACGTTCATCAATATTCGGCCGCCATCCGCTCCGGCGACCTGCTCTTCATCTCGGGGCAGGTCGGCAGCCGCGAGGACGGTTCGTCCGAACCGGTGTTCGAGGACCAGGTCCGGCGCGCCTTCGCCAATCTGCGTGCCGTGCTGGCGGCAGCAGGCGCCAGCTTCGATGACGTGATCGACGTCATCTCCTTCCACACTGATCCGCAGACGCAATTCGAGAAGATGATGGCGATCCGGGCCGAAGAGATCGGTGAGCCGCCCTATCCGAGTTGGACCGCCGTCGGCGTGACCTGGCTCGCCGGCTTCGACTTCGAGCTCAAGGTGATCGCCCGCATCCCGTCCGCAGCGGCCTAA
- the glmS gene encoding glutamine--fructose-6-phosphate transaminase (isomerizing), producing the protein MCGIVGILGKQAVAGQVVEALRRLEYRGYDSAGVATLEGGKLSRRRAEGKLKNLEVRLSNEPLEGLIGIGHTRWATHGKPTETNAHPHATEKLAVVHNGIIENFRELKAELEADGHVFSSETDTEVIAHLVTRELDRGKDPVAAVGAALPHLRGAFALAFLFEGQEDLLIGARKGSPLAVGIGDGEMYLGSDALALAPFTNLIAYLDEGDWVVLNRKGATFYDADGQQVDRRAQRVAAGAFLVEKGNYHHFMAKEIHEQPEVVGHTLTHYVDMANGKTRLPFEVPFDWKSLSRLSVSACGTAYYAGLTAKYWFEKLARLPVEIDVASEFRYREAPLPANGLALFVSQSGETADTLACLRYARQEGQHIMSVVNVPTSTIARESDVVAPTLAGPEIGVASTKAFTCQLTALAGLAIAAARARGTLSAEQEARYVQELIALPGLMAQALTLEPEIEKLARKLSRARDVLYLGRGTAFPLALEGALKLKEISYIHAEGYPAGELKHGPIALIDEDMPVIVIAPHDALFEKTASNMQEVAARGGRIILITDAKGAAEAGIVPEATIIMPEMDPLFAPIVYAVPIQMIAYQTAVFMGKDVDQPRNLAKSVTVE; encoded by the coding sequence ATGTGCGGGATCGTGGGCATTCTCGGCAAGCAGGCCGTCGCCGGCCAGGTCGTCGAGGCGCTGCGGCGGCTCGAATACCGCGGCTATGATTCAGCCGGCGTCGCGACGCTCGAAGGCGGCAAGCTCAGCCGCCGCCGCGCCGAGGGCAAGCTCAAGAATCTCGAAGTGCGCCTTTCCAACGAGCCGCTCGAGGGCCTGATCGGCATCGGCCACACGCGCTGGGCGACGCATGGCAAGCCGACCGAGACTAACGCCCATCCGCACGCCACCGAGAAGCTCGCGGTGGTCCATAACGGCATCATCGAGAACTTTCGCGAGCTCAAGGCCGAGCTCGAGGCGGACGGCCATGTCTTTTCGAGCGAAACCGACACCGAAGTCATCGCCCATCTGGTGACCCGCGAGCTCGACCGCGGCAAGGATCCGGTCGCGGCGGTCGGAGCGGCACTGCCGCATCTGCGCGGCGCCTTTGCGCTCGCCTTCCTGTTCGAAGGGCAGGAGGATCTGCTGATCGGCGCCCGCAAGGGCTCGCCGCTGGCGGTCGGCATCGGCGACGGCGAGATGTATCTCGGCTCGGACGCGCTGGCATTGGCGCCTTTCACGAACCTGATCGCCTATCTCGACGAGGGCGACTGGGTTGTGCTGAACCGCAAGGGCGCGACCTTCTACGACGCGGATGGCCAGCAGGTCGATCGCCGCGCCCAGCGCGTCGCCGCCGGCGCCTTCCTGGTCGAGAAGGGCAATTACCACCACTTCATGGCCAAGGAGATCCATGAGCAGCCGGAGGTCGTCGGTCACACGCTGACGCATTATGTCGACATGGCGAACGGCAAGACGCGCTTGCCCTTCGAAGTGCCTTTCGACTGGAAGAGCCTGTCGCGCCTCTCCGTTTCGGCTTGCGGTACCGCCTATTATGCCGGCCTCACCGCCAAGTACTGGTTCGAGAAGCTGGCGCGCCTGCCGGTCGAGATCGATGTGGCCTCGGAGTTTCGCTACCGCGAGGCGCCGCTGCCGGCGAACGGGCTTGCGCTCTTCGTCTCGCAATCGGGCGAGACGGCCGACACGCTCGCCTGCCTGCGCTATGCCCGCCAGGAAGGCCAGCACATCATGTCGGTCGTCAACGTGCCGACCTCGACGATCGCGCGCGAGAGCGATGTCGTTGCCCCGACGCTGGCCGGTCCCGAGATTGGCGTCGCCTCGACCAAGGCCTTCACCTGCCAATTGACCGCGCTCGCCGGCCTCGCCATCGCCGCCGCCCGCGCTCGCGGCACACTCTCGGCCGAGCAGGAAGCGCGCTACGTTCAGGAGTTGATCGCGCTGCCAGGTCTGATGGCCCAGGCGCTGACGCTCGAACCCGAGATCGAGAAGCTCGCCCGCAAGCTCTCCAGGGCACGCGACGTGCTCTATCTCGGCCGCGGCACCGCCTTCCCGCTAGCGCTGGAAGGCGCGCTGAAGCTCAAGGAAATCAGCTATATCCACGCCGAAGGTTATCCGGCGGGCGAGCTCAAGCACGGCCCGATCGCGCTGATCGACGAGGACATGCCGGTCATCGTCATCGCCCCGCACGATGCGCTCTTCGAGAAGACCGCTTCGAACATGCAGGAGGTTGCGGCGCGTGGCGGGCGGATCATCCTGATCACCGACGCCAAGGGCGCGGCGGAAGCGGGGATCGTGCCTGAAGCGACCATCATCATGCCGGAGATGGACCCGCTGTTCGCGCCGATTGTCTACGCAGTGCCGATCCAGATGATCGCCTACCAGACGGCGGTCTTCATGGGCAAGGACGTCGACCAGCCGCGCAATCTGGCGAAATCCGTCACCGTCGAGTGA
- a CDS encoding AraC family transcriptional regulator yields MDPIKKALWCIESRFASELSLDEIAEVSGVSRFHLSRAFGVATGRSVMRYVRERRLSEAARQLAAGAPDILQVALDWGYGSHEAFTRAFREQFGLTPEELRSRRDLSSLALVEPLSMHAANRTPLAEPRIVTGKPMLIAGFSGHFSVDNTQGIPLLWQRIVPHFGHIPGQKGYVAYGASYNCDDVGAFDYIAGAEVASFSELPDEFARLSVPEQRCAVFEHSGHITGIKQTYEAIWRDWLPKSGREPAMGVTLERMDQRFDGATGNGIVEIWVPLKG; encoded by the coding sequence ATGGACCCAATCAAGAAAGCCCTCTGGTGCATCGAGAGCCGCTTCGCCTCCGAGCTCTCGCTCGACGAGATCGCGGAGGTCAGCGGCGTCTCGCGCTTCCATCTCAGCCGCGCCTTCGGCGTGGCGACCGGCCGTTCGGTGATGCGCTATGTTCGCGAGCGCCGGCTCTCGGAAGCGGCGCGCCAGCTGGCTGCTGGGGCGCCCGACATCCTCCAGGTCGCGCTCGACTGGGGCTATGGCTCTCACGAGGCCTTCACCCGCGCCTTCCGCGAGCAGTTCGGCCTCACGCCGGAAGAGCTGCGTTCAAGGCGCGACCTCTCATCCCTTGCTCTCGTGGAGCCTCTATCCATGCACGCTGCAAACCGCACTCCCCTCGCCGAGCCGCGTATCGTCACCGGCAAGCCCATGCTGATCGCCGGCTTCAGCGGTCATTTCTCGGTCGACAATACGCAAGGCATCCCGCTGCTGTGGCAGAGGATCGTTCCGCATTTCGGCCATATCCCCGGCCAGAAGGGCTATGTCGCTTATGGCGCGAGCTATAATTGCGACGACGTCGGCGCCTTCGACTACATCGCTGGCGCCGAGGTTGCGTCGTTCAGCGAACTGCCCGACGAGTTCGCGCGACTGAGCGTGCCCGAGCAGCGCTGCGCGGTCTTCGAGCACAGCGGCCACATCACCGGCATCAAGCAGACCTATGAGGCGATCTGGCGCGACTGGCTGCCGAAATCGGGCCGCGAGCCGGCCATGGGCGTGACGCTCGAGCGCATGGACCAGCGCTTCGACGGGGCGACCGGCAATGGCATCGTCGAGATCTGGGTGCCGCTGAAGGGCTGA
- a CDS encoding DUF502 domain-containing protein: protein MNARTPDPRLVVQTDLLRPTFGTRLRRYFLTGLVLAAPLAITASVTWWFINLVDGLVKPLVPAQFWPENHLPFPLPGFGLIIALIGLTVIGFFAANLVGRTLIGAGESILDRMPVVRGLYKGVKQVFETIFSQSGTSFRKVGMVQFPQPGMWSIVFIAQEAAPDIAGKLPDGEEQIGVFLPCTPNPTTGFFFYLPRKEVIELSISVEDGAKLIMSAGLIQPGEAASRSGVEAGK from the coding sequence ATGAACGCCCGCACGCCCGATCCGCGCCTCGTCGTTCAGACGGATCTGCTGCGGCCGACCTTCGGCACCAGGCTCAGGCGCTATTTCCTGACCGGGCTCGTACTCGCAGCACCGCTTGCCATCACCGCCTCGGTGACCTGGTGGTTCATCAATCTGGTCGACGGCTTGGTGAAGCCGCTGGTGCCGGCCCAATTCTGGCCCGAAAACCATTTGCCGTTCCCGCTGCCGGGCTTCGGGTTGATCATCGCCCTGATCGGCTTGACGGTGATCGGGTTCTTCGCCGCGAACCTGGTCGGACGCACGCTGATCGGCGCCGGGGAGTCGATCCTTGACCGCATGCCGGTGGTGCGAGGCTTGTACAAGGGCGTAAAGCAGGTCTTCGAGACGATCTTCTCCCAATCCGGCACCTCGTTCCGCAAGGTCGGGATGGTGCAGTTCCCGCAGCCGGGGATGTGGTCGATCGTCTTCATCGCGCAGGAGGCGGCGCCGGATATCGCCGGCAAGCTGCCCGATGGCGAGGAACAGATCGGCGTTTTCCTGCCCTGTACTCCAAATCCGACCACGGGCTTCTTCTTCTACCTCCCTCGCAAGGAGGTGATCGAGCTTTCAATCTCGGTCGAGGATGGGGCCAAGCTGATCATGTCCGCCGGGCTGATCCAGCCCGGCGAGGCAGCATCGCGCAGCGGCGTCGAGGCGGGCAAATAG
- a CDS encoding YbaN family protein: MSEPSRPQRRWHRPLYLAAGWLCTVLGIIGLILPVMPGTVFLIAAAWCFSRSSPRFESWLVNHPRLGPQVVRWRETGAIARRAKYVACGSMLLSFIIVAATDAPPIALWLSGAGLIAAATYVASRPEPPEDEITRR, encoded by the coding sequence GTGTCCGAACCTTCCAGACCACAGCGCCGCTGGCACCGGCCGCTCTACCTTGCCGCCGGCTGGCTCTGCACGGTTCTCGGCATCATCGGGCTGATCCTGCCGGTCATGCCCGGCACGGTCTTCCTGATTGCGGCCGCCTGGTGCTTCTCGCGCTCCTCGCCGCGCTTCGAAAGCTGGCTGGTCAATCATCCCCGGCTGGGACCGCAGGTCGTGCGCTGGCGGGAAACGGGCGCAATCGCCCGCAGGGCGAAATACGTCGCCTGCGGCTCGATGCTGCTCAGTTTTATCATCGTGGCGGCGACCGACGCGCCGCCGATCGCGCTCTGGCTGAGCGGCGCCGGCCTGATCGCGGCCGCCACCTATGTCGCGAGCCGGCCGGAGCCGCCCGAGGACGAGATCACTCGACGGTGA
- a CDS encoding LysR family transcriptional regulator, with translation MIRPSLNDLTAFVTVATRRSFRRAADELGTAPSTLSHAMRALEERMGVRLLNRTTRSVSPTEAGFELLGRLQPALATLDEALDSIATFRGSLAGTVRINAPRLGASLLVRDVLHVMAERFPDVIIDLVVEGKLIDIVSAGFDAGVRLVDSIPKDMIAVPFAGEVSFICVASPAYLERFGEPATPDELARHRCIGHRVPNGKLYRWEFERAGQALTIEAAGSIILDDEELMVDAAIKDLGIAYVASPAAEIALARGHLRQVLTTWTPAPERIAVYYPGHRAVPPALRAFLDVVKASRS, from the coding sequence ATGATCCGTCCATCCCTCAACGACCTCACAGCCTTTGTCACCGTCGCGACGCGTCGCAGCTTCCGCCGCGCAGCGGATGAGCTCGGCACGGCGCCCTCGACCTTGAGCCATGCGATGCGCGCCCTCGAGGAGCGTATGGGCGTGCGACTGCTCAACCGCACGACGCGCAGCGTCTCGCCGACCGAAGCGGGCTTCGAACTGCTCGGCCGGCTTCAGCCGGCGCTTGCCACGCTGGATGAGGCGCTCGACAGCATCGCCACCTTTCGCGGCAGTCTCGCCGGAACCGTCCGGATCAATGCACCGCGACTGGGGGCTTCGCTTCTCGTCCGCGACGTTCTTCATGTCATGGCGGAGCGCTTTCCCGATGTGATCATCGATCTCGTCGTCGAGGGGAAGCTGATCGACATCGTATCGGCCGGTTTCGATGCCGGCGTGCGCCTTGTCGACTCGATTCCGAAGGACATGATCGCCGTGCCGTTCGCCGGCGAGGTCAGCTTCATCTGCGTGGCGTCACCGGCCTATCTCGAACGTTTCGGCGAGCCGGCCACACCCGACGAACTGGCGCGCCATCGCTGCATCGGCCACCGCGTCCCCAACGGCAAGCTCTATCGCTGGGAGTTCGAGCGGGCCGGACAGGCGCTGACGATCGAGGCAGCCGGCTCGATCATCCTCGACGACGAGGAACTGATGGTGGATGCCGCGATCAAGGACTTGGGAATCGCCTATGTCGCCAGCCCGGCAGCCGAGATCGCCCTGGCGCGCGGGCACCTGCGCCAAGTTCTCACCACGTGGACGCCCGCTCCCGAACGGATCGCGGTCTATTATCCCGGACACCGAGCCGTGCCGCCGGCGCTGCGGGCCTTCCTCGATGTCGTCAAGGCCTCGCGATCGTAA